The Corythoichthys intestinalis isolate RoL2023-P3 chromosome 1, ASM3026506v1, whole genome shotgun sequence genomic interval TCGTATTATTGCAATTTTAATCTTCTAATATTACAACTTCATTCTTGTactcctatatatatatttttttcttggttGGCCCTGATACTCAGTCCTAGGTCAGCATGAAAATTGCAGGATTTGTACAAAATGGTATTGTCTTTGAATTTAATTGTTGGGCAATTTCATTGCTTTTCTTGTGGAAACTTAGCTATTCATGTTACAAGTAGGAGGCGCAACCCCTGCTGTGAGCGGTTTCTTCCTTTTGGAATGCAAACGACAGCCATTAAGTGGTTGCAAGCAGTGACCAAACAATCATTTCAATAGTCTATGAATCGTTTCGAGATGCTGCACAACTCAAAAAGGTTCAAAActgcttttctttgttttggtttttgatGAAAGCAGACGATTATATTTGCAATTAACTAGAGGTGAAACAATCGATTAatcaattcagttcaattaatttgtatagccctatatcacaacaaggttgtctcaaagggcttttcagaggcaatgtgatacacagttagaaacagcagatgaaataaatagagatgaaatgaataaaggtcaattcctgggcatcccccatccttcgaccctccatgtcggcagggaaaaactccaaaactcttTGAgagaaatgagaaaccttggggagtaccacagtcaggagagatccactcccaggacggatagacaggatgcaccaggacttctaatgggaattagcagacggagTTATAGTTTGTAAAGTTGTAATAGAGTAAGGGAAGAAGAagcggtccatctagccagatgagacgggggaggGCAaccaggacgtccatccagccagtggTCCGGATAGTCGggaaggctgcagctgaaaaatagcccctccccagaggggaggggggaaaggggaccccgagtgactagtgatgaagtgactagtcaactagatattaaaattagaaaTTAGAAACAAAGTAAGACaagaggtaggtagagtaagaaaaaggagatagtactcagtggctgtacttcccccagcattatagcttctagtgcagcttagactgaactgtgagtctagtccgacttcaactagcctgaccataagctttgtcgaataggaacgtttttagtctaatcttaaatgtacagactgtctcggcttctttaataccagttggaagctgattccataaaacaggaacgtttttagtctaatcttaaatgtacagactgtctcggcttctttaataccagttggaagctgattccataaaacaggagcttggtggctaaaggctcttgctccgactgtacttttagaaaccctaggaactaccagtagacctacattctgagaacggagtgttctgttggggcggtatggaaccagaacatcggtgagataagatggccccaacccattaatggtcttaaatgtaagaaggaggatttaaaatttaattctaaattcgactggaagccagtgaagggcctggagcacaggggtgatgtgctcttctattagttcctgttaaaaatattgctgctgcgttctggactagctgaagaccttttagagaacttttaggacaagctgcaagtagggagttacagtaatccaatctagatgtaacgaacgcgtgaattaatttttctgcatcgttttttgataaaatatttctaattttgggtatgttgcgcaggtgaaaaaaggccgttctgcaggtttgtttaatatgagctgtgtctgcctcatttgcaaagagacagtcgctgttttcaaagagttcgatgtgacgcgataatattaccgaacaaaacatgctgacatgtacgacaacgttacaggaaagatacgcagcgagaaattatagcaacttgaagctagtttaatttcacagcagcagtatttcgcaagagccagagtgtcgaaagagaacgccacaaagatgagactgttgaaattatgaattaaaaaaaataataaagcaaatgtgacacacagaagggcttgctaaaatttgtttaaatatattgttctatgtatatcagccaaggtagccccccgcatttttacaacaccaaatctggccccctttgcaaaaggtttggacacacctgtttaactgatgatccgtggacgaggccagcttctttcacttggtaccagctaaatattattcaaaatgtaatgatggtggaagaaataagcatcttgaatttgaaactgtatgttgtcggcgattagcctcgcaatgatcttaattgtggttgtcagcccaaaaccctctaaatatatattaaatgcatcttaccagatataaaatgactactacatagtctgtggtaatcgtttggagcccagttttctcgtcgaattgcagcagtccatctcgctctcctctccgggtctctcggaatacgatagaacttcaagtctctccgtctatcttctctgttattgcaaccaaccgtcacacacgccttcaccattttgattattaatgttaacgagcagaaaaacacgccataataggaggaatttacgtcgcggtaatgcgtcaacacgacgagtagacggacaatatggcgcggaggcgtggttgtgacgtcatgtgagtagggtctatagtggtATGCAAGCGCtttcttacagtgaatacatgaaacagtgttcgccttggtGTCCAAATGCTGCCACacttttgatattttctgctttttcttggtgcctttctcttccCTTTTGGTTGTTTCCTTCATTGTTACCTCTACATtcatgcatggttgaaatcatATATCCACTGCCGCTGTTTTCTTGCTGTACctatgtgacgtcagcgcgttgtgccgcattaaaagtactcCGGGCAAAATGTCATGCTAAGAGCTGACGACATAAAACGATTTCTGGAAGtggagaaaattcctcgatcaatttttaaaatcaagtgACTCGAATtgttcgagtaatcgtttcagctctaataccgtattggaccgaatataagacgactccttctttttcaagactcaagtttaaaaaaagactttttgaccgccaaattaatttttatagagaaaataattgcagtacatctgaaacaaatgcttataacattatatttgagagaaaaagcatgttattttacctcattcaaatcttaatatctgaacatttaaatatgtaaactagagctgtcccgactagtcgacgtcatcgatgacgtaaatgcgtcgacgggcaaaacataccgtcgacgggtaatgacgggttaaaaaaaattacatgcggataaagtttagaatggcaggcgctcgtgatacaagcggttgttactggcaccccaagagggccgctgttatttcaatgtgaccggcgttgtcagattgagcaaagaggaagaaagtgggcgagcgagcgagagagagagagggagcgagatcggcgAGTTGGAAAACTGCGCGGGTAGCGCCGAGTTGAGTGGCTTCATCctccacgtttttgttttggtcaatagaagtatccttaaagagccatccgacgcctctcggtgtttttatgcacgccgccgccttcctgaggaggaaatcgggcgaacccagacgaaccgacgacaacgagccaagtgaatcgccggtgaggagttgaaaacaccgccaatttttCGAAAAGGGCAGAGATGGTTACACGTTAAAGCGGCattaagccaaaaaagcggaccagaataaccagagcctggaaatatttcaaggaaaatatggagggtgccactgtgtgtactctttgctaagctgagctcgcataccatggtagcacgtcggctataaacgaacacttgaagcgctgtcacccaagtataattttcgaagacaactagaaacaacaagctagcggattgtccaTACAACtgtctaacgatttttttaaatggaagttgcctttatgtgtgtCGTATCAAcgcgtatttttattttataaaataattaatataattatatattttttaaaattattattaaatttattaggatcatggaagctcccacttagggaaaatatatacatatatcctgtatatacataatataaaaaatatatatggaaacaccacaggcctgcttactgtaatccatgactgcactaattacACTAGTTATTTGTtattataaagttttacatatagtagtatactataaaatttatactatatacttaatttttgttactgtgggtatgtgggcctttcattcaaaataattgtggtaatatttcagtgtgccctctgcgttatcttcaggttaaaaaaaacaaaagttgaacagtttttcccctccccaaaaaatgcggaatgcacaccggaaagaacatctgaactcacacacgaaaatgattgtccgggacattgcaattcattttaacatttagaacaatatagacaatgacataccgcaaaaagagtaataattgttttgactcctgttaaaaaggtgaagtcacagtgtttccgtttacatttttttgcaccaattaatgccagcagcatttgacctcatcgaTTGTGAttttttattgatatttatgttatttatttatacgttaataaagaatttaggtgtttcaaaaggttttttgtgaattaataagctttaacaaacatttcattattaaattagtaaaaaaaaaaaacaaaaaaaaaactgttagattagtcgactaatcgtaaaaatagtcggctgactaatcgggaggaaattagtcatttgggacagccttaatgtaaactaaagtgcaatcatattcgtaaatgaatggcttctggtttttgaaatgtaaataaaccaatctattgtgataaaacaacaaaattgcaataactgcattaaccatcaaagtaaggtctaactgtaactgtagtcttgaaacaaatctgaataaggaaaaacattgcaataaaataatacaaactggttaaacttgagagaagctgagatctgtcatgacagaacattactccacaAGTTCAGCAttggcttcaatgatatctggcgccatctagcgtcatgaatgggtataatgtctagtcagccaatataagacgacccccactttttcagtcttatttcaatgcaaaaaacaccgtcttatatttggaccaatacggtaaattagttgtcaacaaatttgataatcgatttttgccggcagctatgagcaggcCCATTTGGttctttgtttgtgtgtaatgtgagggtgTGCGTGCGCTCCAGTGATTAGAACAAGAGAGGGAGTTCCCTGCTGCACTCAGGTTGggctgctgaatcaataatattacgaagTATCACGCGTGAGATTGTCCTATGTGTTGTGAGATCCTTTTCGCGATTATGCTTATCAGTGTTTTCAGTGTCCGTTTGTCATGTGTTTTGGAGTAGcacattagcacttgagttaataTTAGGTAGTAAAGTTATCTTATTTctatttataaagaaaccacaaacataaacccattcatataacagcttttAGAGTCTCCTTGtgacacaaactcccattgaaGCTGTAAACTGTcagacaagagagtgtgctttgaaattggatttggattgtatttatgaacaactgtttgatacagAAAACTGATTcgttacagtctgcctcctccttataTAAGGGGAAAAATGAGCCATTAAGCTTTGCTCCCATGAAAACAAATGCCAATCAGCAGGACTTTTCTCTGAATGAACAAGACTTTTGTGTGATTtatgtactgagaaattatttttgatgttttgtactcagcagtgttgttaataacggcgttacaatataacggcattactaacggcgttatttttttcagtgttgggtaatctaattaattacttttctcatcttggcaacgccgttaccgttactgaggacggaaaggcatacgttactatgcgttattatattggtcgaaaagtctgagggagacggactcaccgagacgacaaagcagagcaggagtggggaggaggcaagaaagttgtgacgccgagcaaacgcgatgctaggtagctccaataatacctgttgtagccgatagcgtacaaattacgcccgcatgttatggtagatatggtagacatggtagatatcacatgtactgtatatagatataactagatgcaaaatgacagaaacggcactagatgcgttagtaaacagccgccatcttaaagcagtagaccttttattgcggctctgttgtagagaactttCCTAGcggacctaagtaactttttatctaaaatacttctaaatcggcaaaatcttgacttgaatctatctttaaatgatgacacagttttaaaactttcatatgttgaaagtagagagaagggaactaatgcaataatgggagcaattttaacaacttttaacagttgattcagggtaaagggtaaattagggtaaagaattgggctcgggccaattgtaccaaaaaccttcataaAAAACtttacatagtgtggccaattgcctttttttttttttttgttttgaggaaaaaaaaagaagtaattatcaccaattactttgccaagtaattaattattcttacattcaggtaattgagttactaacgcaattactttttgggagaagtaatttgtaactataattaattactttttttcagtaagattaacaacactggtactcAGAACCCTGATTAAAAACTTgaacaaatattatatatttaaaacagTAGTTGTAGACTATAGTTAAGTGAGGAAGCTGtaagaaaatattatttttgaaggaaatagtcatccattttgtcttcattgttatttacaacatgcctaaaacaatttcaaaggtaaattgtgaaggtaattgaaaaaaaagtgacatttatccaacTAATTTGTTAATTAATCGTCGGatgaaagcaacacttggtagcttTTATATTTTCAAGTATTATAAAATATCTTCCTAAAATTTGTAACAATATGTCAACTGGAAACTAGtttaatgacacctcttttatatcgctttcttttaactttgaggagggtggcaggaactctgtcacacaaaaaaaaacctgcaaatgtgctgactgatttacggcatacgtcacttccccctttccccattcattggaaagacggaagtcgattcgAATGCTTttgcgcaaattctgcaaagcaacaaaagagacaaaaagttagcCACAATAAGCCACATGGTTTGCAAGCATctaatgctattgtttagcgaaAACTTGATTcaataccttattactattcatccttcacatagCCGCTGGAGACGGAAATGTTGTTTAactctttaacaccgaacgtgtcggcagtgacgcgtttacgcatgtcgtctttgaagcttcgtcacactgtaattacgtcacccacgtgctgctggttggtctcatttgaaagtgcggaagttgatgtccacaccagtttttatttgaagtcaatcgaccaagaaaaacgggagataatctcatttgagttttatagttttattgcactcataaatatgcattaaaacgctgcatggaccatgtatctatctccatatttccatcatttctggtCCTTTTTCAAACtcaaaagcagcacaaaagactacatatatcccaagagccgttgtgatgtcaagaaggacgaaccgaatgtggacatttttaataaatttccgagcgaggcgccaactaaggaaaaagaGGCATgctgaagcaagcaacggccagtTTGAGCAattgactttgaaacgtgcagaatgaatctaaaactaaatttagcgcaagctaatgcattatatcattaactcaaggaagaagatgagccgtatttgtcgttgttttcctgggatgagtcggcgtctcggtgagtagaagtgacaggctgacagcagcgcgcaaacggcaaaagagtaggctgtgtgacgttgtgtgtgacgcagctccgtgacttgTTCgtgcagaagctttattgagttcgcaaaaaaaaaaaaaaaaactttattgggtcgtatgccagaaaaatttgaattgaactgaactatttgtcaatatttttgaaaatacttttttccattgttatatattttttttcttcactataatcttttcaaattttataaagatgagtgttcgagaagcttggttGCATGTCcgtatatactttagataaggtgatgggtatagtacctaacttcacaaagaaatatcctccaaaccctttttgtgttagatgatatatattattttttttctcacaattttgtacactgtatataaccggtcttgaccatagtatgtgtaaaggccaaaaacgcctttgaccatacctgctgtttgtgttgaattgtcaaacataaaactattcaatcttatttttttcgattgaatgtttatcctaacaagtagaataaatattatcaagcttcaaaacgtttggtcgagcatgtttggttgtcaatgggacatcaacattacaaattttgagaaaaaaattggttttttttttttgtctttttgggtccaaaatgtggattataattggtcagtgaagaagaaaacagtttggacatgaagttcaaggtgtccttaaaaaagggacccaacttggccattgtgaacaattttttctttgaaatataaaggcaacattaaATTCATGCaatttcggccaaaataggcttaggtgttaaagggttaatccatcTGCAAGCGACCGGGAGATTGTTCGAGGATTTTACTACACTGTAGGggggtgcgctggtcctcatgggaaacgcagtcttccttaaggcaaaacactaccgcttttgcccACTGGCGTCacgaaaatcgaccaaaactgaaaagttgccaagtgttgctttaatcaattatgaaaataattgttagttgtAGCCCTACAATTAACCCTCTATAGGGTACTTGTTGAacccattggctgtcactgacggcgctagacgtccgatccatttagactggaaggAGCGAATGAATCCTTTTTGGTTCAACCCTCAAAAGGGTCAAACTTTTTGGAGCTTTTAGAGCCTTGACAAACATACTGTaggtgcaaagaaaaaaatgatctgacaaaaaatttttttggggcGGGTAAAAAATCTGTGATTTCATTTTTAAGCCATATCATCCAGCCCAAATAGCAAAGTGTTTGACTTCTTGTGTCCTGCAGATGTCAGTGAATATCTTTGCCCGAAGCAGCAGAAGCCAGAGTCCCCCACCATCAAAGAGGAAGAGACCCCAGATTGCCTTCACGTTAAAGAGGAAGATGAGTCAGCTCGCGTCTCTCACATTAAAGAAGAAAAGCAGGAGGACGAAATCACCAAGATTCCATTGACTGCCATCACTGCCAAGAGGGAAGAAAGTGACCGAGAACACACATCAACCTCCTCTATAAAAGACGGCAGCGAGGGTGAAAAGAAACGCCGCGGTGGCAAAACATGCATCAAATGTTCTCACTGTGACCGAACGTTTTGCAACAAGTCGTCGTACGCGACGCACGTCCGATCGCACacgggagaaaaacctttttcgtgCTCGATTTGCGGCAAGAATTTCTCTTTGAACTGCAATTTAAAACGGCACATCAGTTTGCAtggtggagaaaaacctttcgcTTGCTCAACTTGCGGCAGAAGCTTTTCCACAAAAACGGAATTAAAAAAGCACGTGGAAAGACACGTAGAAGAGAAACCGTTTGCCTGCACAGTTTGTGGGAAAGCATTCAAGGTAGCCGGAGATTTAAAATTGCACACAACAATACACAATGGAGAAAAACCTCATGCTTGCATCACTTGTGCTAAACGCTTCTCCAGAAAGCAAGCGCTAGTACTGCACACAAGACAACACACGGGAGAAAAACCTTATGCCTGCTCACGTTGCGCTAAAAAATTCGCCTGTCACTCCCATTTAGTGAGACACATccgcacacacactggagataAACCATATCCTTGTTCCGTTTGTGGCCAACACTTCTCTATAAAGGCCAATTTAAGAAGGCACGTGCGACGCCAcaatggagaaaaacctttcagCTGCTCACTTTGCAGTAAAACATTCACTGAGAATGCTTTGAAGCAACACatgagaacacacactggagaaaaacctcatTCCTGCTTGCTCTGCGGGAGAAGATTTACAActaagaagcatttaataagacACAAAAAAgctcacactggagaaaaatcgTTCGCTTGTTCGTTCTGCGAAAAAAAGTTCGTCTCGGGCACTGATTTAACGACGCACACGAGAAAGCACACCGGTGAGAAACCGTTCGCCTGcaaagtttgtggtcaaagatttgcGGCCAAGGCTGGTTTGAGGGtgcacacaagaaaacacaCGGGCGAGAATGTTTTACCTTGCTCTGTTTGCGGGAAAACCTTTATCCGACGGTGCAATTTAACGGCGCACGAACGGATGCATAGCGGTGAGAAACCGTTCAGTTGTAGCGTGTGTCACAAAAGTTTTGGTCAGAAGGCTACGATTCAGAAACACAAATGCATCGCTGGAAAGAACTGGTTAACAATTTTACACGGAAACTGACTTGCAAACCCgataaaatgaaaattagaGGGATTGACAGATCCGCCCCGTGATTGAAAGTAAGGCTTGTTCAGAAGATCGaaattaggtaaaaa includes:
- the LOC130913265 gene encoding gastrula zinc finger protein XlCGF57.1-like; this translates as MCARTTAGYPKELCRGEEEDERRRIILEAVCKQPRVVIRRLADVSEYLCPKQQKPESPTIKEEETPDCLHVKEEDESARVSHIKEEKQEDEITKIPLTAITAKREESDREHTSTSSIKDGSEGEKKRRGGKTCIKCSHCDRTFCNKSSYATHVRSHTGEKPFSCSICGKNFSLNCNLKRHISLHGGEKPFACSTCGRSFSTKTELKKHVERHVEEKPFACTVCGKAFKVAGDLKLHTTIHNGEKPHACITCAKRFSRKQALVLHTRQHTGEKPYACSRCAKKFACHSHLVRHIRTHTGDKPYPCSVCGQHFSIKANLRRHVRRHNGEKPFSCSLCSKTFTENALKQHMRTHTGEKPHSCLLCGRRFTTKKHLIRHKKAHTGEKSFACSFCEKKFVSGTDLTTHTRKHTGEKPFACKVCGQRFAAKAGLRVHTRKHTGENVLPCSVCGKTFIRRCNLTAHERMHSGEKPFSCSVCHKSFGQKATIQKHKCIAGKNWLTILHGN